Genomic DNA from Candidozyma auris chromosome 1, complete sequence:
CCACAAGTTTAAAGAGGTTCCTGAATCCAATAGAAATGGCTTGTTCAAGGCAACACTCTTACCATCAACCTCAGCACTCTTTACTTCGAGAGCCAATCCATCAGAGCCGGAAACAGGATATTTGGTTAATTCGCCTTCGTACTTCTCAGTGTCAATACCACCAAAGATAATCGAGCCCTTGCCAGACTCTTCAGATCCCAAGAATAGCGAATAGGACGCCTTTGGTGTGATGCCCTTCTTCTGAAAGGCCCAGGGTAAGTTGTCGTAGTGGGAAGAAACAGCTTCGGTGTTTTTGTTGCCCACACCCAAGACGCCCTCAGAGTTTGGCTCTCCTCCATCCACCACTGCAAACCGAAAGTCTTCCAAAAGTGTCTTGCCATCAGCAAAAGCAAAGTCGTCGGTCACATATTCACCTTCAGCGCCAGAACCATCCAAGTAGGAGATGGAAAACGCTTTTCCTGTGTCCTTGTCATCAGAAGACTTCGAGGGGTCAAAAGAACCACCTTGGGCCCCTGGCGTGGAGACGTTGTAGACCCAAAGGTCAGATGAGCCTGTATCCAACTCCACAGTGACAGGCTGCTTATTGGAGCCGAGCTTCACGTCTAACAAGTAGCTTATATCGTTGTCATTAACGATGGGGGAGCTAGTTGCCCTCTTCTTCCGGTTATAGCGGGACTTAAGCGCATGGGCTCTTTCTGAGAGGTCAATGATATCAGAGGACTTGTTGAGTGTCTTTCTGATGTCAAAGTCAAGCTTAATTGGAGCAGGCTCTCTTTTGTCGAGAGCCAGAGAGTCTTCGTGGGGAACCACCAAAGCGTTGGCACAAGCCAAGGCAAAAGAGAGGAGAGTCACGAAAGAAAGCATGAAGATTGATTCAAAAGACTGAGAATTGATCAGTCATTTATAAGATTGGATATCTCGAACCTTTgacaatttgcagccaagtGGCCATACGGCTTCGGCTGCTTGCATCGCAACGTGTTAAGCGCTACACTCTGTTGAGAGCGTTTTGCGCTGTTGCCATACATGGAGAAGGAACGTCTagaaaaaaatattctGAAGATTTTTGCCGAAGTGTAGATTATAGAATGATTGTGACTACATTTTTTCTCACTCGAATTAGCTGAGTTGGGTTTTTGCTTTATCTCTAATTCAgtcaatttgcagccaatcGAACATATTTGACATATTATGCGAAGCCAAGCTCAATGCGGAATTTGACACTTTTCACGTAATTGCCTTTGACGCATAACCGTCGGTACCCGGAAGCTACTCGGACCCACTACATGTTGATGACGGAGCTGCCATTGCCGttgctttctcttttttggaaGTGGCTCGCTGAGGAGCCGTACGCTTACACACCTTAAATGTTGTCGGCTAGGATTACGTAAAACACCAATCTCAAACCCCAGTCTTGATCCCCAGTCTTGAGCCTCAGCTTGGCAAATTCATGCCTCTTTCTTTAAATCCTCCACCTCTTCTTGTGAATAATCGAGATCAATATGAGTATAATGTAGCTCCGTGGGGTTGTTATAACGCTCGTGGATGTATACGTTAATCAATTTAGTTCATTCTTTAAACGCATACTCATTATTTGAGTCATCCAGTTCTATCTTCGCCAGTTAATTTTGTCCAAGCTCAATTCGACTGCGAAGACTCGCTTGCCTGGGTTATTTGTATCAGTACTACAATGACACCTTAGTCTACAAGAATCTCACTGAAATCAATACATTGCATCTACGTCGTTCATTTAAAGCTTGGCTGGCAAGTTGACTGTGGTGCTGTCGACCACCTTGTCAAGAATAGCTCTAGTCTTTGGCGGCACATTAACGTGGACTTTGTGGAGGGCTCCATCGGGGCCCATCCTCGCCAAATGTTCAGGCCTGATATCTTCCACCTTTGTGCATCCCATGAGAGCCATCACGGTTCTGAATTCGTCATGCAAAATGTTGAGGGCAATGCTGACACCCTCCTCTCCCTTGTAGGCAAGACCCCACAAAGGAATGCGTCCCACCCAGCAGTGGTCGGCGCCTAAAGCCAACGCCTTGAAGATATCGCTGCCTCTTCTGATACCTCCATCAATGTGCACGGGGATTCTGCCAGCAACAGCCTCAACCACGTCAGGCAAGGCGTCTAAGGTGGACATGGCGCCATCCAATTGCCTGCCTCCGTGGTTCGACACAAGGATCCCATCAGCGCCCGCCTCCACAGCCAATGCTGCGTCTTCTGGAGTGAGGATGCCTTTGAGCCAAATCTGCATTGTTGTCTTGGTCTTGAGGTACCTGATGTAATCCCATTTGAGCGATGGGTGGTACTGAGTCCTGTCGTCGTCGCTGACCATGTTATCGCTTTTGATCCATGGGTAGCTGGGGAAGTTGAGGTGGTCGGGAAGCCTGAAgtcatttttcatttcGTTCAACCTTCTGCCAAGCCATGGGCAGTCCACGCTAACAAAAAGCGCCTTGTATCCGCAAGCCTCGGCGTTTTTTATGATGGACATGTTGGTTGGGTCGTGTTTCACCACACTCAATTGTTGGCCGTAAGCGTTTCCTGAGTTTTTGCCCTGGTCAATAACGTCTTTCGACGAGGAGTTGGACCAGCTCGAGAGAATCATGTTGACACCTTTTTTGGCAGCTGCTCTCGATGTTCCCAATTCGGCATCAGGGTGTGCCATTCCGTGGTTGGCTGCTGGAGAAAAGCCCAAAGGGAAAGCGACTTTTGCACCCAAGCATGTGGTGGTCGTATCGACGTTGCTGACATCCACCATCACCCTTGGACGAAGTCTGTACTTGTCATAAGATGATTGGTTTTCTCTGACAGTGCCAAGGTCCATTGACCCTCCACTGTAGAAATCACGGGCCATAGGCTCGAGGttctcatttgcaactttttcCAAGTCTGCAATGCAGTGAACTTTGTCGTCGTAGTTTTTTGCACGGTTCATGAGAAAGGGCGATAGTGAGCTTGCTGATTAACCTAATGGAGTAGGATCTATGAAAACTCGGGCCGTTTTTATGTGTAATCGGAATTgatctctccttctccaccATCCCTATCTATCGGAGGCGCTCCGAAGGCGCCCCGATACCGATTCCGCATACTCGAGTCGGGGCCCCCCACAACGGCCCGTCGGTTAAAGTGGCCCATTCTTGTAAGTGGGGTCCTCAAGGCTTTCTCAAATGTCTTTAAAAGAACTtttcctctctttttcacAGCAGATTTTGCCTTTCGAGATAGGCGCTTCCAACACTAGCACTGGCAGTTCcggcatttttttttctactTTTTAAAAAGAGTGAACTCAATCACAAATTATCTCTTCGTCTTTAGACAGATTCTCCATCCTATTGTGTACTTTCCAAATTCCAGATAGGTTCTCCACGGCGATCGGAGCGTCTCCGAGTGCGACAATATTTTTCAACCTACGCCTAAGCATGTCTCCACAGTCTCCAAACCAATACATATGATGGTCCACCCGCGATTATATTTCCGCGAGGGGTCTGGTAGCGCTTCTCGGCGTTTGATCTGAGTATATATTGCAGccatgatgatgttgatgttgatgttgttgtttgTCAAACAATGTCAGACGAAAAACAtaagaaagagctcaacGTGGTGATATCTCCCCTGGTCAGTCGCTTCAGCGAGTTCGATGCGGGAGAGCACGCTGTGTTTGTGGTGCAAGAGGAAGGACCAGACTTTCGTGGTGTGACGTGCTTGGGAGCTGCTGTGTTGATCGCCAAAGCTCAGTTTGGGTTGGGTGTGCTTGGTATCCCAGAAACATTTCTGGCCTTGGGCGTGGTACCGGGCCTCATTTGTCTTCTTGCCCTTTGCGCCTTGAGTACTTGGACTGGTTACATTGTGGGCCAGTTTCGTCTTCACCACCCTCACGTCTACAGTATTGGAGATGCCGCCGAGATCATGTTCGGAACTGCTGGCAGGGAGTTCATGGGCGGCGCTTTCTGGTTATACTATGCGCTTGTGTACGGAGCTTCACTTCTTACCTTGTCGATTGCCTTCAACACTTTGACAGAACACTCTCTTTGCACAACTGCTTTCGTGGGAATAGGTGCAGCTATGACTTTTGTGCTTGGAACTGCCATCAGAACCATGAAGGTGATGTCGTGGTGCGGATACATTGCCCTTGCTTCAGTGTTCGTCAGCTCGTGGGTGGTTGCAATTGCTTGTCTTACGCAGTCAACTCCTGTTGCTGCTCCAAAAGGTGAGCCCGTGGTCAAGGGAATTGTTGCTGTGGCCACAGGGAAACCGTTCTCAACAATCTCCAGTGCCATTGGTGTCCAGCTCTTGAGTCTTTGTGGCACTGCTGCCTACTTTAACATCCACTCGGAAATGAGAGACCCTTCCCAGTACACGAAGTCGTTGTTGCTTGGCCAAGGGTTCGTCATTATCAACTATATTATCCTCTCGTGCATGATCTATGGTAAGGTCGGCAACTACGTCACCTCGCCAGCTTTGGGGTCGGCAGGCCGGCTCTTCCAGAAAATCTCCTACGGCATAGCTTTTCCTGgtttgattttttcgtGTTTCTTCCACTCCCATTTGGCGGGCAAGTATGGTTTAGTTCGCATTCTCAGAGACACAAGGcatctccaaaaaaatacCAAAACCCACTGGATCACCTGGGTGGGCAACATGGTCTTATCGGTTGTGTTCGGGTTTGTCATTGCCAGTGCCATTCCTTTTTTCAACGACTTGTTGTCGCTTGTGGCTTCTTTAATAGGCACCAGCTTCATGCTCATTGTGCCCGGATTTTTGGCTCTTTACGAAATGTGCTTGTACGTACGCAAGCAAGACGACCCGCTTTTGGCGTGGGTGAGCGAGTGCAAGAGgaattggagaagaagcagataTAGCATCATCACCACCGTGCTTGCGTTCATTGCTATTGCATTTGgcctcttcatcttggTGGCTGGAACCTACGGATCAGTGCAGTCGATCA
This window encodes:
- a CDS encoding pepsin-like aspartic protease; amino-acid sequence: MLSFVTLLSFALACANALVVPHEDSSALDKREPAPIKLDFDIRKTLNKSSDIIDLSERAHALKSRYNRKKRATSSPIVNDNDISYLLDVKLGSNKQPVTVELDTGSSDLWVYNVSTPGAQGGSFDPSKSSDDKDTGKAFSISYLDGSGAEGEYVTDDFAFADGKTLLEDFRFAVVDGGEPNSEGVLGVGNKNTEAVSSHYDNLPWAFQKKGITPKASYSLFLGSEESGKGSIIFGGIDTEKYEGELTKYPVSGSDGLALEVKSAEVDGKSVALNKPFLLDSGTSLNLWPSPLINAVGKALGGLYCFEFYCISCDQPKDKFLTFDFGNNKINVSYHDLVFHLSESECVLGVQPNEETFILGDVFLRSAYVYYDLTSDEISIAQAKYTNASNIVSA
- a CDS encoding alpha-hydroxy acid oxidase, whose amino-acid sequence is MNRAKNYDDKVHCIADLEKVANENLEPMARDFYSGGSMDLGTVRENQSSYDKYRLRPRVMVDVSNVDTTTTCLGAKVAFPLGFSPAANHGMAHPDAELGTSRAAAKKGVNMILSSWSNSSSKDVIDQGKNSGNAYGQQLSVVKHDPTNMSIIKNAEACGYKALFVSVDCPWLGRRLNEMKNDFRLPDHLNFPSYPWIKSDNMVSDDDRTQYHPSLKWDYIRYLKTKTTMQIWLKGILTPEDAALAVEAGADGILVSNHGGRQLDGAMSTLDALPDVVEAVAGRIPVHIDGGIRRGSDIFKALALGADHCWVGRIPLWGLAYKGEEGVSIALNILHDEFRTVMALMGCTKVEDIRPEHLARMGPDGALHKVHVNVPPKTRAILDKVVDSTTVNLPAKL